TATATTTTTTCATTAAATTCTCCTTAAATAATATTTAAATTAATTTTAATTTAAAATAACTTTATATAACTTGAAATGATTGTTTTAAAAAATATTTTAATTAAAGGTATATTTTAACACACCCAATCGCTTCACTAACTTCTTCATTTGCAAAACAAATAATAGAAATCAATAAAGAAAAAAAATATTTTCCACATCTAAAGTTCTTTATTTATATCTTTATTTTTACCAATATCAGTCATTTTTTCAATATTTTTAATAGGCAAACATAAATTACCGTTTTCGTTAAATAATATATTAGAACACACATCACTAACCCATTTTTTCAATGGCGTATTCAAATCTATTAATTTTTGCTTATCCACTTCTAAACATTTAATTAATTTATTTGTTGAATTATCGTAAAGTTTTAAGTTATCAATAAGTGGCAGTGATTTTATTAAATTTAATCTACTTTCTTTATATCTTTTAATAATAAGATTAGTTTCAATATTATGCCCACCACGATTAACCCTTGCTTCAACTCTTTGTATATTAAGATTAGAGTTATCAAGCCCAATATATATCATTTTGACATTAAAACCATTGTTTTTAGCCTGTTTTATTCTATTTAAAACACTTTTACCTGAAAGCGTAGTTTCCATAGAAAAAGAAATTTTATTTTTAATACACGCATTAAATGTATTTATAGCCAACTTAGAGCCTAATGCATTATTGCCATTATTATCTTTAATAAATTTATCTGGATCTATATTTATTAAATTTAAAAATTCAATTTTATTTGCAAACCTATAAGTAGATTTCCCACTTCCATTTGCACCTGCCAAAAATAAAGCTATAGGTTTATTCATCTAACAATACCTTCGGCTTTTAAATAAATATTCATATTTTCGGTCATCTTTTCACTTTTATAAACATCAGCTTCTTTAGTTTTTCCTAATTCAATCAAGTTTTCATATTCAATATGATCTCTTAATGATTTTTCAGTAATTATTCCTTCATCATCGCTATCGTATGATTTATGCAAACCCATCTGTATCTTTTGATAAATATTCTCACTCATAGTATCTTTTAAGCTTTCAAGGTATTTTAATGCTTGTTCTT
This is a stretch of genomic DNA from Campylobacter sp. RM12651. It encodes these proteins:
- a CDS encoding zeta toxin family protein, yielding MNKPIALFLAGANGSGKSTYRFANKIEFLNLINIDPDKFIKDNNGNNALGSKLAINTFNACIKNKISFSMETTLSGKSVLNRIKQAKNNGFNVKMIYIGLDNSNLNIQRVEARVNRGGHNIETNLIIKRYKESRLNLIKSLPLIDNLKLYDNSTNKLIKCLEVDKQKLIDLNTPLKKWVSDVCSNILFNENGNLCLPIKNIEKMTDIGKNKDINKEL